TACTTTTTCTAACGTAACACTTTCCCACGATGCCACCTGAGTTTTTGCTTTCTGATCTTGGTCACTGGACAATGAAGTTATGAAAATGACAAAGTGAAACTCCACTGCAATGCACCCAAGCAGTCCTTTTCAGCAGCTAATTGCACATATTGTAATGCAATGTAGCGTTCAGCTCTACCCAacagctttaaaacatttcaaaagttgaTAGCTCATCTGctacattttctacttttctctctcttaaaACGTCAAAGCCTTCACATAATAGTTCTAGTCACTTAAGTTAGATTACACACTGATGGAAACctactgaacaaaaataaataaaaaattacttttgtcaGACACTGAACTGTGTGTAGCATTCAGCAAACATCTCTTGGATGAGATAATGTCTGATCAAGACTTGGTAGGAAGGATTCAAAATCATCTGTGTCCCATGAATCATTCCTCAATATCCTGGTTTCAAGACGGCGTGTGCGCTGTCTACACACCAGCATCAGTGGTGCTATCAAAGTAGTCCAagtaattcaaaaataaattaaatatattaaagctTTTAGTTTGATGGTCCAAGGTGAAAACTGTTGAGACACTGGCATCCACAGCAAAATGTCCAAAGACTTAATGTGAACACAGAAAGTTTCTTAAACTGTGGACTGCAGAGCAAGAAAGAAGtgatcaaaaatacattttaattaaagaaaactgcttgcgagaaaatcaaaataaaagataaaaatcttaAGTTGATCAcccttaaaaaattaaacaaaatgtatggAACTTAAAACAGATAAAGTCATTACATTTGGGTCATTTATATTTAGACAACAGTAACATAAAATTGTCTCTATTGTCCCCATACACAATAATCACTAAAGCAGAGAAGTACCAATATGGGAGGGACACTCCCATATCTCCTGACAGAGACTAAAATACTTCACACACATTTCAACTCAACATCAGATCCACCtgattttgtttacattagAATACAAACTCTTTAAAGTAAGCTACTGAGCAATCAAACATGTATGCATGCATCTGAACGGGataagttaattaaaaaaaaaattttaaaagaaaaaaaacaaacttttgattTAGTCTGCTGTGCTCTGTGACATTCCCTTGGTGAGAGTTAAAACGGGACCAGCAGTTAGGATTGGCTAGTCCCGACACACCCCAGCAAAATAAACTTATCTAATGGTGACATGTGGCAGAGAAGCATGACTGAAGCAAGAAACAGAATCACGTGACCAACAACTATATATAAACTCACACACCACAACTCAGATGTTACTTATGTAGAAGGAAATAACGCCGACCAGGAGGAAACGCATTCagcttataaataaataattttaccaCAGATCTAATGGATTTGTTATGTTAGTGGAtgaaacatttaccaaaaaaagaaaaaaaacaccaaccaACTTCTACCTGACACCTCCCAGATGTTCCAGTAAACATATCAAATATATCTGCCGTGTCAAAGCAAGACTAAGCTTTCCTCACCATGCAGAGCTATGGCCTCCCTGAAGGGTTGCAGGTCCGTCTCCACAGATGAGCCGGTCTCAGCCGGGGAATTAGCCCTGCTGGGGGCCACCATGGCCAGCCGAGAGTTGGTCCTGCTGCTCCTGTGTGGCGGGGCTTTGCCACACAGGAAGCTGATAAGATCCTCCCTGCGAATGGTTCTTCGGCGCTTTTTCACCCAGGCCAGCATATCCTGCAAGGAACCAATCAGTTGTATCATCTGATTGAAGCTTGATACGTTTCTCGgttctttctgctgctgtggaCATTTAACTGTAATCTGAAATCAACCGTTTTCTGCATTGCAAACAAATATGAGAGGAATATGTGAAGAGCAATGTTGAGGAGACAGGTTACCAAGTTCACAaagaggataaaaataaataaataaatcatctaCAAAGACGTAGACCCACCTTGTTACGCCGTTGGTGACCTATCTGAATGCCCCGGTCACAACTTCTCTGATGGGCTTCAACACTTTCTGAGGTGGAAGACATCACTgatcattttccaaaaattctGCAATCATGGATCTAATAATAATTTAGTCAATCTAAATAGtgtaatacttaaaaaaaaacatcgtcCAACAATAATACATGCTGTGCCTTACAGAAGTATTAATACACGTTGAACCTCTCAACACGTTAAGTCCATAAACTGCACAAATATACCATCAACATCATAATATCAAATTTATATCAAAAGGGACTGTTTGCAGTGCAATAATTGTTGACCaatatattttaagtgttaTGAACTTGCATACGACATGCTAATGTAATATTCAACCAGTTGGACAGCATCTCACAGTAACAGATGCCAACACTGGAAACGAATGGCATTGCCCaaaatgctaaaggtcacagaggGACAGAAGCACAAACAAGACAGAATAAAATAGGCACACATTGCTGTTAATATCGTAAATGTTTACTACTACTGTGATTCTCATATCTTGGAGACCTACTACTTTCTATAAGTCTAGACAGGATTACAATAATGTAAATAGAAGCCTGtagttgcaatgtgacaaagcATGAAcaagtgtgaatactttttaaaggcACTGAAATGCTTACTGTAGAAGAAACTACACAGACCTGAATTTAGAATAAATTGCAGCTCTGGCCAATTTCACTCTTATTTCTGTTAAAgtattttagtttcatctgtAAAGACGTCATTTTGTGAAGTATATTAATTTAATGCAGCGATCAATACAACTTTTGACAGACTAGCCTCTCACCATGAAGTACACAAGGACAGTAATGATACCTGTTCATCTCATCATCTGAGTGAATATTGGTGCACACTTCTATTCGGCGTTTAAACTGATGACATCAAGTCTAATGGAGAGGGTAGCAGCTTAAAAAGCACATGCCAATCACATGGACAGTTACCTTTGTAAAGGTTGGTTACTGCAGTAGCAGCATTCTGAAATGGCACCCACAATGACAGGCCCTGTTGGTGGCATACCCTGTCTGTGGAAGAGAAGAGAAATGGAGAGTTACTATATATCTCACAACACTGAGCTTTTTTCATATGGACTCTGTGAGAAATGTGTGACTAAAGCACATCGAGGGTTGGGGTTGAAGAAGCGAGGTTCACTTATAAACGCCATTTTGTCTGGCCTCTACAACTGCAGAGATGGGGTTTGGCATAAAAATAGATGTCAGCAGGCAGCGAGACGGCCAACAGGGCAGCGGAGAGAAAGTACCGAACTTAACTGCACTCTCAGCAGTAAAGTTCCTAGGCGATGCGAAATACACATACAAGACAAACAATACGTCAAACTCGTTGCTGTTGGGGTATCTATATATGTAAAATACTAGACCGTGAAAGCAGGGAACCAATATTTTCCTCGCCATCTTGTAATTTTAACGCTCGCCAAAAGCAGCCTCCGAATTAGCAGGGAAACGCGAGTTTTATCAACAACCGTACAGTGATGTATTCTCGTTAAATATGTAAAGAACCGTTTAAAAATATCCACTTTGACTTCATAGCATTTGTTAACACTGACAGTCAGCTGGGAATGTCGCGTAGCTACGACTGTTGTTACCATCGCCATTTTGTAACTACTTGGCTAATGTGAAGTTAGCTACGATCTAGTTAATGTCAACAAActgtataatattttttttaaaaagtagccaCTATCGTTTATTTATTGCTATCCTCTGTTTATCCAGAAAACAACGTATAacactatatatatttttacataaacaagaaaatgcTAATCCTTGGCAACCACAAGCCAGCtaactttagctttaaaaaagtcACCTGTGAACGCTACTCCTGGTACCGGCTAGCAAGCTGGATAAGCTAGCTAGCATTTAGCCCACAGTTACTGTAGATACAGATCCGGGTTGCTAACCCACTAGCAGTGGTTAAATAGCTACATATCTCTCGCTAAGTTATTACAAGCTGATAAGAAAgtgctgcctttttttttttttacctttgtatAATTGGGCTACGGCAGTGGCGGAGTTCTGGAAGAGATGCCAGAGTTTATCCTGGTCATTGTCGGCCTCTTCCTCGCCCGGGTCCATCGTCTCGGCTTCGGCTAAACATTGCCGCTCCCATTTTGAGAACCAGTGCTCCGGTCCGTGTTCCTGTATCTCCGAGTCCCCGtcttccttcttctcctccattTAATGCAAGAGAGCTCGGAGGAAATTCGTTTCTAACGTTTTAATATGATAATATTTGGACAGCATATATAgagttatataaataaagtcataaatacTGTTAtgtattctttctttttgttcactaATTTAGCACCGCAGCCTCTCCCGACTACCTCAGAAGAGAAGCCTAGCTAACTATTTTTCTCTACTTGCCGACGTCGGGATATATACATGACACACTATCGTGTTATGTACTTCACTCCACCCATTGCTACATATGTCAACAACAATTGGCCACATCAGCATTGTGGGTGGGCTTTAGGGCTTTACGCTTTATGATTGGCTGTCCAACATGTCCGTCCGGAAACTGGCAAAATAGAGTTTCAAAGGCAATTTTGTTGGGAGCTttgattatattatattatattatattatattatattatattatattatattatattatattatattatattatattatacaaATCAAAATTTAAAGGTCATATTTGTATGctgaaaatgaatgtaaaaaccttaaatatattattatcaaTAAATGTTCTAATCTGTCAGTTACTTTTGGAAAATTAAAGAgattattcaataaaatacattaataattttGATATCAAATAgcttaaatttagatttttgcaaAGTTCAGTATAACATACTGAAAGTATGTCATAGATCCAAAGTATTATGTACATATACATAACTATCCaaattattcagatttattattttattatggtGACCCAGAAGAATGAAAAACTATCTGCTATCTTCACCTCAAATTAAATAAGttattaaatttttacaaaagtaaaatttattcaTCTATAAATTAGACATTTTCAGCTATTTCTTTGCttgtattttattcaaacttcTCACTGCATCtctaaaattaagaaaagaaacaaacagacatATGATTCGCTATGATGTATGTCTTTGTAAGATCTGTTACTCTGGTCCCATCAGTAGATAAATTGAGAACATAATATAATACACATACAACTCAATCAGCaacatttacatatatatttttttcacttgtctTATCCTGGCATTTCCTGAATAGAGAAATTGGTTGCCCACATGCATTAGGGCAGATTTGCTCTACAAAAAGGTTCTTTCATGTTGGAATACTAATTGCTCGattgactttattaaatcaagACTGTAGCCAGCATCAACATTGGCAGACCAAATTGTTGTAATAGTAACATATGTTCAAATATTCACATTATTTGTGGTACAGTATCTAGATGAAAATGTCACCTGAAGGTACAAAGTAGTTAGAAGGGTAAGAAACTTAGAAAGCATTGCAAAACTGGCAGAACCCCCTGGCCCTGTTACCTGCTACCTACACTGCTAAAGCTGCCACATATACCACACAGGCTAGACCTAGAACCAAGTCTCCATGGCAGCCCCTCATATGCACACAGCTCTGCCAGAAAGACCACCCAGCGCCGAGCAGGAGAGACCTCTCCTGAGACCCCAACATGCCAGACAGGCAACAGCCCGCTGCAGTAGTTGGAACTCAGGAGGACCCAAGTTAGGGAGAGCACATTGCTATCCCACCTCATGAGCTAGCAATGACCAATGGAAGCTTGTGTAATTAAACTTAGAGACTTCAGTTCATTTCCACTTCcaatattatgatttttataATCATAAGGAAAGCTCAGTGCAAGTGGTTCTGTTGAGCCATTATTTCATAACAACatattagcttgtttttatttaaatgtacatttattggCAAGTTATAGATATAGCAACACATTTCCACCTTTCAGCTGGGAGACAAtgataaaaaaagttaaactctgaaacaattaatacataaattatgtttgtgggttcttttttaaaactcagatcttaagattaaaaaaactggTCCTAAGTAAAGTTTTGATACTTCTTCATTAACAAtctaaatattgttaaaatatttcttacttTACTCAAATTCTTCTCTTGCCAGTTAACTTTTTTCAGCAGCTTATCTAGCTCTAGTTGTAGCTAAAAGAAAGTATACCCTCTTTGAATACCTTTTTGAACTTCACAAAATGCCAAGTCAGTAAATCAacagttttagctttttcacACATTGaccctttattattttttgttcaattcaTAAGTAGTGTGCAATCAAGAATTATTCTAAAAT
The DNA window shown above is from Xiphophorus couchianus chromosome 16, X_couchianus-1.0, whole genome shotgun sequence and carries:
- the hapstr1a gene encoding HUWE1-associated protein modifying stress responses 1 yields the protein MEEKKEDGDSEIQEHGPEHWFSKWERQCLAEAETMDPGEEEADNDQDKLWHLFQNSATAVAQLYKDRVCHQQGLSLWVPFQNAATAVTNLYKESVEAHQRSCDRGIQIGHQRRNKDMLAWVKKRRRTIRREDLISFLCGKAPPHRSSRTNSRLAMVAPSRANSPAETGSSVETDLQPFREAIALHGLSGAMASISVRSGAPGSPTHVSGSSSNTGSVGGGGASSGSGPVCRSRRNGLQDVDLNTFITEEMARHLDSTGAGAAGGGGNRKRNSTQCSDVITDSPTHKRNRVI